The stretch of DNA ttaataaatttcatgtgTACATTTTTGTCACTCTTTAAAgccattttaaatattaatcttACTTCATAATATAGGAATAACTTTGTTGATAAGCCCCCGGGCGTGAAGCATCCTCCAAAAGTGATACTAAGTTTTTTTTCAATGATAGTAAATCTGGCTTAATACCCTTCTTAAGATCTTCAAGTAGTACATGCTTTATATTTTTTTGGGGAGTGTCATCGAGTCTAGTAAAATGAGCCAATCTCCAAAATGGTTCATGTTCGATCATTAATGGTTCCAGCTCTGGcctaaaatacaaatttttctttaatgtaTTAATCGGCACCACTGTTCTTCAACATCTCCATTTTATACAACGTACCTACTCCTCAAAACTCCTTCAGTAATATGTTTCGCGGTGAAGGGTTGATCGAGACCAAGATAACACTGAATCATGCCTTGCAAATATGTATGTTTCAAAGCTCTTTTCTGAGCTAATCTTTCATAACACGTAGCTGCGTCCTACGCATATTACAAATATGTATGTCAACTACGtgtataacaataataaatgtttaaacgttaaaaacaaattttattgtaCCTGAAGTTGTCCATTAACTTCATGAGCCAGAACTAATTGTTGAACTGTAGGAGTATGATCTTGGATAGCTAATATACCAGATATACCATCCGGCTCGTCTAATTGTGCATATATTTTCTACAAAGAGAAGACTGTAACCACTCAACTAtctagtttaattttttatgaGAATTCACTTACAGCAAGTAATCCACCCTCCAATGCTTCTGACAATCGTTTGTTAGAGGAAGCCATATGTTGTTCCAAGTACATTAATGCTCTATGATATTCCCGAGATTGGTAACAACCCTTAGCTACTActaatgtatttaatttctcGCAAAATCCTAAATGAACGCCGAACTAGTGAATTTCATTAacatttcattataaattgtatttagTAATTGAAAGCATTACCCTTAAGTGCTTCGTATTTATGATCACGCTTTAATCGCTGTTCCCAAAGCCATCTTTGTAAATGATCTAGTACCGAAAACACAATCTATCCAAAagttataatattataaaattaagaatattgaATAAGAATATTGATTTCTACTGATTGACATACCTGAGCACAACGTGTTCGTCTAGTTTCTTCAGAAATTCTTGTATTATCTGCTTTCACGCTGTGTCCATGTCGAAGAGGTCGATGACACGACAATTCCGGATCAAGCGTAGGTTTTTTTCTGACATCGATTATCGTCAATATCTCTTCCCGTATTTTTCTGTGTTCTTCTTCTGTCCCATTCGTTATTATGTATGCTAGTTAATGGAAAATATAActacatgtacatataaacAAATCATTACTGTAACtgaattttcatattattaaaacAGTATTACCAAAATTACTTACATACAACATGAGGTAAACAAAATGTTAGTATTTTTATATCCCGTTTAAGCGCCAATTTACACGCTTGTAATAAGTTATTCAGCGTTTCATCACGAATGTTACTGACCATACTATAAAGCCAATTATAAGCCCAATTTTCTACCGAAGAACCGAGTTCCGAACTGTAAAAAAAGATGCAAAATAATTTAGCATTCATTCTTCTTTATTACGGTAACTAAACGTTTTgtattttccaaatatttaCCTATAAATAGGATGAGGAAACATATTATCGTCACTAATGGCTGCTATCTTGTAATGTGATGTTAAGAAAGGAGTAATAATTTGCCTCATAGTTACAGGGAGACTGTTCCATAGTTGACAATTTTGTCGATTCGGTGAAATATCatatgtttttaaaatttcctacaattttatacatatttgataaagtataaataaatttgcagAATAAAGCTCGCAACTTATTGTTAGTGCATTACATACTTGAATAGCAAGTGAAAAGCAATCCATGCTTTGACTACTTTTCTGCATTTGCAACGCTCGTACATGTTCAAAGAGTATAGCACAGGCAAATTCTTCATTCATAtcagaaataaattgaatgtcgtctgaaatatttaaaaaaaaagagagaactaaataataaatcacaagtaaattaattattaaataacataCCTCTCGAAATAATTTTGCGTGGAAGAAAGCTTGGTTCAATAGCACCCAGTTCTCCTAAACATTCACCGTATAATAAACGAATAGATTCATCTTTATGTTGACACCCAATTAATAATGTATCCAATAACTAAAAAGGTATTTGTCATTATTACGTATCATTGACATAATTAcatattataaagaaaataaacgtACATCAACAATCAGTGGATGAATATTTGTTCCACTTAAaatcatttcatttaatttagttCGATGTTCGgctagaaatttttgtaaatatgtCAAAGCTCTAGCTCTTACTTCGTCTGTGTCATGAGTAATTCGTTGAAGCCATAACTTTAAATTTGCTTCAAAGCCTTCAGGCCTAAAGTTTACGTATAGCTTAGTAGATAAAACATATCTATATTAAGaacacatatacatataaacaaaaatattttttcgtaTACCTAACTTGCAAAATGCGTGCTTTAATTatgtttgaaatttcatcgGGAACTTCCATATCATCGACAAAAAATAACTCGGCAACGTAATCAGAATTTTCTTCGTTGCATTGTATAACTAAAAacttaaatatattaattacggCTTCTggatacatttttaataatgataataatgatacgCATATAGTTGGTAATAATGGTCCAATTTCTTTAACATTTATACtgaaacaattttcaaaaatgcatagttatataatttgaaatgtttcatgtactttcatttttcatttacataCTTATGAATGAACGCGTTCCACGCATCGCATACAAGAGGACCGAATCCGGGTCTTTTAAATCCTAGCGACGTCCTCAGTGTTGCTAGAATTTTATACCTTAAAGGTGTTAAATATTGTGTACCCATATATCTCATCAGTGCAGCTAATGAAGCAAGTGCAGATTGTTGTGTATGTTCATCTGATTTAGGCCCAAGTTTCATATCAAAGTTTACTAATATACCGTGTAAACGTAGATTCAAATAAGATTCCTATAAATGTTACAAATATAAtgtccttttttttaataacatacGCAACGAAGCAAATCAAAATGCAGACTTACAATTCCTTTatgtataatgaaatttttttccaaGCTGTTATCGTAATCCGATATAATTTTTAGTAGCCCAACTATTTTTTCAGGAGATTCATGAAAATTTAACATAAGTTCTTCAAATATACCCTACAATTACATTTGTGATAAGCATTAAAACTGCACGTTAGCTGCaaaacaatataatttatagtttcattattattaccatAAATGATTCTTTCGTTAAAAATGACAAACTCGTTTGCGTGATTCTTGACACTAATTCCAAACATTCTGAAGCAGTCGTAAGCGGCATGTTTAAAAATGCATAACTGCAAATATactaattaaaaacatttaaattgcaataaaatagtagtaatgataaaagtaaataaaattttaccaACGTACAGGGAAATATTCCTTTAACATTTGTTTCTCGTCCATACTAATTAATTCGGCTATATCGTGTAAAAGAACTTTTGCATTCGGTACATTAACAATAAAGGAAAGCAAAAAACAGACTGCATGATGACCATCTTTACGTAATAATTGACGTGACCCATCGTATCCGATACATTTTGCTACTCGATGTATCGATGTAGCCATATTGTAGGAATactgtataaaattataaactgCACACTGCATTATTAACTGTAATTAAACACCggatattatatttatagaaatgtttcttcattttcaagaGACTCGCGTACGTACCTTAAGAAAATTCCTTTTATATCGAATGTACAAAACTTTTGGagaaacgtttaaaaatttagcAATGTCGTGATATGCAGTAGTAGCAAATGCTACTGCTGCCGAAGACGAGGTCGAATATAATACAGAAATCAAAAATATGTTCAAAATTCGTCTCTCAATTATATGCAATGGAatactaaaattaaaaaaaggaatttaattcgcatattttcgaataaaatcaataaattTCGGTAGTTACCATGCACAATTTTTTGCTGTCACAAGTAATGTATCGTGTAAAGCATGATTTGAACTTCGCAAAGCTTTCATAAGCGCACTTGCTATGGTATTAATAAGTGATCCAACAAATTTATCCAAAGAACCAGGTACATCGTCTTCAACAGATGTCGTAGATACAGCTacagtatttattttattcattaatacTCCTTTTACTGTTGCAGCGATATTAAAACGAATTACTGAATTTTCATCTTCCATGTATGGAAACCACAGTTTTGCTACTTCGGTGTTATTAAACGATGAAATGTGATTTGAAAAGCAGAGAATGTTTTCAGAAATGCGCAAACGTACTGAAGCAAAGTTTGAAGACAATAAACTGAAACATTGATTAAGCAGACGATCATGTTCTTCTGAGACATGATAAATATTAGCATTTTCAGAGCTGCTTTCAGAGCAATTGTTACAACGCTTGCATTGTATCGTCCATTTTGTAACATTTGTATCCCTGTTGATGAAACATCCCTTTATCAAACATTTCAGTAATTACAGAAAAAATTAAGTACCTACAAAAATTACCTTATAAAAGTTGCATGTCCAGATAAATAACAACTCATTTTACCTAATACAATCACAAGCATTTCGTGAACCTTTTGTTCATTTGAATGTAATGCAGGTTGAAGaacatattttgaaatatcttctaattttatttctccatTTTTTAAAAGCAAAATACTATTcctaaaaatttgtttaaatattaatacataGATATATATTTCCGatacataaatttttgaacAAAGAATACTTACAACACTGCTCCTATCGATAATTCCGTATCGCAGTTAATTATACAggtattcaatatttttaaccgGTCTGTTACATTACCATATTCACACAAAACTTCAAGACATTTTAACATTGTAGCATTGTCAAGAGACCTGGTAGTTTCTTTCATGTGATTACTCACTACATTCTCAGAAATTTCAATATGTTGAGTAAATGGTAATGCTAATATTTTCTCAATTAAGTCTTTATTTGACTCATTATGTGCCATAAGATGAgctaaattttcaaaaataatttttttctgcTCACAATGTTCCGAATTTAAATTCTGCAGGAGTATATTCAAGATGTCTTTTAATTCGTTTGTATATAAATTTGTAGGCAATTTTAGGTCTTTCAGCCAAGACTGTAAAATACGCGAGGCTTTTAAAATATGAAGAGATTTGTCAAATTTTCTCATTTCTGTTGCAGTTATTAATTCTTTCTTCAATAAATTCCATGATTTGCAAATATCACTGACAGAACTACTTTTACTACCAGTGTATTTAACATCAATGAGAACGGTTTGGACGAAAATGTCAATAAAATCCTGCAACAATTTCACACTATCTAATCATCACACGAAAATATATACACGTTACAAGAAGATCCATAAACTTGATAAACTGTTACAAACCGGAAAATGGTCGAAATACGAAACAAGTTTCTGTACTTCAGAAAAGGTACAGATTCTTGGTTCCTTCATAAAATATCGTCGAATTTTATTACACGCAGCTTCTTTAAGTGCTTCCACAGCACTGAGTTTAGGAGCAAACCCtaaacatcaatttttaattcacaCTTTATTATAGGGAAACAACCCGAAAAATATTTACACGTAGTTAACTTACATATTAGTTCATAAACTGTTAGATCAATGATTTGAAAACATACTTCTATACTATTCACAAATGTAGGTAAAAACTGAATAAATTGAACTAGCGTCCATAAAAATTGTCTCAATTGATTTTCTGATAGTTCATTCAAGTTCGACCATGTAGGAATTCCTTTAATAACTTCAATAGTATAAAGAATCAAACTTTCAAATTccttcaaattaaaattaaaaaattaataattaacataaatttcTTAACGTTTCTTTACACTAGGCTTACCTGTCTCTCCAATAacgaaaatttcatcaattttacGCAAACATCTAATGCTACAAATTTCACATTTGGAACAGATATCATAATAACTTGCAATACTGTTTGAGAGAGTACTTTCTGATTCCAACCTGAAATCCCTGTTTTTTCTATGatctgaaaaaattaatacaatcCTTATTATAATAACATGAAACAggtgaataaaatttaaactcaaacatattacttttaatatagATATCTGAACCAATGGTATATTAGAACACTTTAGTGTAATAGGAAATGCTTGTAGATCTAGATTCTCTATAATGTTCCTTTCCGCATTAAACTTGTCCaatacaatttcattttcatctaaatttgttttataaaattctgatATCtctgaaattgataaaattaatcataTTTGCAAACTTACTCTTGTACATTACCATTACATACCTTGAAGAATATTCATATATTCGAGACTAATTGTTTCAAACATTGTAATGTGATGTCTAGATAATATACGAAGCATACAAGCTTGTATTTCTATActgttgtttaaaatattatcacTTAAAGGATCTCCAATTATATGAAACATTATCCCAAATAGCCAGGTGCCAAATGCTGTAAATTCAACACAATTTGACTTTAACATTACAAAATACTaatgatataattaatatttatatttattatataattcttTTTACCAGCATATTGACATTGTAATGTTTCATTTGGTATCCCATTATTGAAAGGTGGAACTAAAACTGTAGTCAAAGTAGCAGATCCCTTAAGTATTGACTCCAACAGAGAAGAAAGCATTTGCTTGGCTGttgcattttttaaatcagaAAAGATTGCAATCACAGGGCTATTAATGAACTTCCATACTGAGTCTGCTACTGTTACACTACTGTAAAAATGAATggtaatatatattatttcaattgttaatcattatatataaatgaaattacattCTGTTAAGGAActgtatgaaataatttaccTGCTATTATTTTGAAGAATCATTGAGCTATCATTTACTTCCATACTACTCTTCAAGCTTCAATACACGATAGAAGatgtataaaattaattgtaccGTCATAAGACAAAGGAAGACAACAATACAACTATTAATCTTGTTTAAAACCTGTTATAGAATATCAACTACcttatttattacaaacaagAAATACTGTTCCCGCGACTGGGATCCTCTACGGTTAGAATTCAGCGGTAAAATCATCAACTTTTGAATTAGCGTCGTGAAATTTCTTCGATGAGAAGTCGGCTTTAGTGTTTATGCTAACCAAGTTTTAtgattatgtatttttttcgGTATATTACTTTTGTCATGAAAGATTGATTTCCGCTTATAAAATACACGTGACAGCATAACACCGGTGCTAATTTGCTTGGAGAGTTTTGGTTGTGCTCAAATACAACAGAGTTGCAAGCAGTCTCGTCGTTTAACCTCAGAAACCTttatatcattaaataaatCCTTATATTCAATTGATTAAAAATGTGTTAATTGCAGTAAGTACAAATTTTgggatttattaattttacacaTCTTGTGAAATGatgttacattttatataacCTTCCAGACAGCAGTACAGTTATCATTATACTCAATAGAACTAAGTTATGTATTTCGTTTGAAATATATCAAATATTACAACAAAATAGATTTATATATAAGAAATGAGTGAAATTGCACCAATTAATGATGTGCCTGAAAGCAATGGTGGGCCAGATCAGCCCATTTACAATGGAGAAACCGAAGAACATACCAGTatgataaatttttgtttcaatttaatattaacacaGTATTTAAACAGTCACatgtttaatataataattcattCCTTAGACAAATCACCAGCAAGTGGAGAGGATAAGACACCAGATTCTGTATGTGATAAtggaattaaaaagaataacaCATCTGTTGTGGGTAGTAATGCTACTAATACAACTAATAGAGctaaaaagaggaaaaaagcaCCTAGAGATGCAACTGCTCCAAAGCAGCCATTAACAGGTTATTTTAGGTATGACTTTGCGTATCCAAAATAAGtagatataaaataaacaaaaactaTTAACTAAGTAAGAAAATCCAATACAGGTTTTTAAATGATCGAAGAGAAAAAGTAAGGAGTGAAAATCCAACACTGTCATTTGCTGAAATCACAAAACTTCTTGCTTCTGAATGGAGTAATTTACCCACTGATCAAAAGCAACAATATTTAG from Osmia bicornis bicornis chromosome 10, iOsmBic2.1, whole genome shotgun sequence encodes:
- the LOC114873470 gene encoding serine/threonine-protein kinase ATR — protein: MEVNDSSMILQNNSSSVTVADSVWKFINSPVIAIFSDLKNATAKQMLSSLLESILKGSATLTTVLVPPFNNGIPNETLQCQYAAFGTWLFGIMFHIIGDPLSDNILNNSIEIQACMLRILSRHHITMFETISLEYMNILQEISEFYKTNLDENEIVLDKFNAERNIIENLDLQAFPITLKCSNIPLVQISILKIIEKTGISGWNQKVLSQTVLQVIMISVPNVKFVALDVCVKLMKFSLLERQEFESLILYTIEVIKGIPTWSNLNELSENQLRQFLWTLVQFIQFLPTFVNSIEVCFQIIDLTVYELIWFAPKLSAVEALKEAACNKIRRYFMKEPRICTFSEVQKLVSYFDHFPDFIDIFVQTVLIDVKYTGSKSSSVSDICKSWNLLKKELITATEMRKFDKSLHILKASRILQSWLKDLKLPTNLYTNELKDILNILLQNLNSEHCEQKKIIFENLAHLMAHNESNKDLIEKILALPFTQHIEISENVVSNHMKETTRSLDNATMLKCLEVLCEYGNVTDRLKILNTCIINCDTELSIGAVLNSILLLKNGEIKLEDISKYVLQPALHSNEQKVHEMLVIVLGKMSCYLSGHATFIRDTNVTKWTIQCKRCNNCSESSSENANIYHVSEEHDRLLNQCFSLLSSNFASVRLRISENILCFSNHISSFNNTEVAKLWFPYMEDENSVIRFNIAATVKGVLMNKINTVAVSTTSVEDDVPGSLDKFVGSLINTIASALMKALRSSNHALHDTLLVTAKNCACIPLHIIERRILNIFLISVLYSTSSSAAVAFATTAYHDIAKFLNVSPKVLYIRYKRNFLKLIMQCAVYNFIQYSYNMATSIHRVAKCIGYDGSRQLLRKDGHHAVCFLLSFIVNVPNAKVLLHDIAELISMDEKQMLKEYFPYICSYAFLNMPLTTASECLELVSRITQTSLSFLTKESFMGIFEELMLNFHESPEKIVGLLKIISDYDNSLEKNFIIHKGIESYLNLRLHGILVNFDMKLGPKSDEHTQQSALASLAALMRYMGTQYLTPLRYKILATLRTSLGFKRPGFGPLVCDAWNAFIHNINVKEIGPLLPTICVSLLSLLKMYPEAVINIFKFLVIQCNEENSDYVAELFFVDDMEVPDEISNIIKARILQVRPEGFEANLKLWLQRITHDTDEVRARALTYLQKFLAEHRTKLNEMILSGTNIHPLIVDLLDTLLIGCQHKDESIRLLYGECLGELGAIEPSFLPRKIISRDDIQFISDMNEEFACAILFEHVRALQMQKSSQSMDCFSLAIQEILKTYDISPNRQNCQLWNSLPVTMRQIITPFLTSHYKIAAISDDNMFPHPIYSSELGSSVENWAYNWLYSMVSNIRDETLNNLLQACKLALKRDIKILTFCLPHVVSYIITNGTEEEHRKIREEILTIIDVRKKPTLDPELSCHRPLRHGHSVKADNTRISEETRRTRCAQIVFSVLDHLQRWLWEQRLKRDHKYEALKGFCEKLNTLVVAKGCYQSREYHRALMYLEQHMASSNKRLSEALEGGLLAKIYAQLDEPDGISGILAIQDHTPTVQQLVLAHEVNGQLQDAATCYERLAQKRALKHTYLQGMIQCYLGLDQPFTAKHITEGVLRSRPELEPLMIEHEPFWRLAHFTRLDDTPQKNIKHVLLEDLKKGIKPDLLSLKKNLVSLLEDASRPGAYQQSYSYIMKLHILNEFDKAVSAMLTDVEQLPMIFEEWEKRGQLVRASRGVEFILSMRRATLDLAVQLQQEIDNNESEILKHEIGKTWLKSAKIARKSGLHQQAYMYILSASDSCPSQQLYIEQAQLYWQKGCQEDAFTTLKRCFSSCFKPATYYKTLPTRECVEERKQCAKAKLLYARYNDETVNVDTDANIINYKEAIEVWREWEKSLLYCAQYYESVIDRMTDEEKDTRGRDLQVHTMNYYGKSLQYGCKYIHQSMPRMLTIWLDFASRATSRLISSANLEQNKLRQDALLKMTKIMEVYQERLPIFMWLTAFSQLVSRICHPSTEVQNTLCIILAKLIHAYPQHSLWMMASVINSSYPARQKRCQEILGHPKLKTVEMTKLIRDFHKLWERLIELSNKTIPDGLLNTTVTQLSRNLPRLLTSKDFSSIMIPTTKFRQLHLPSKGASLENYNPFSSKWVHIVGIEENVAVMPSLQRPRRITLRGSDGKEYLFMCKPKDDLRRDFRLMEFNDIVNKYLQNDPESRQRRLYIRTYSVVPLNEECGLVEWVPNLVGFRPIIMNLYKERGIAISSRELRSMLCTLKDLLDKKRKVFLEQLLPRHPSVLGDWFRLTFPDPYGWYEARTAYIRTTAVMSMVGYILGLGDRHGENILFDSKCGDCVHVDFNCLFNRGELFEWPERVPFRLTHNMVDAMGPLKIEGPFRRACEITMRVLRQQSSTLLSVLTPFVYDPLVSWNKNQAGEGGEKTNEKAVEHIKNIEQRLKGLIRSHGKKLENIALNLSVEGQTNHLILEATNVDNLCQMYFGWGAYM